Within Deinococcus actinosclerus, the genomic segment CGCGGCGCCCTCGGACGCCTTGATCAGCACCGGCGTGACCGTCACCATCCGGGACGCGCCCTGCTGGGCAGGCGCGCACGCCACCAGCCCCCCAGCCATCAATAAAGAAGCAACAAAGAAACGCAGCATGTCCTTTCCTCCGTGCAGGCAGTCTAATGCATGTGATGACAGGCGCAGCCCCCACCCCCTCTGGCACCCTGAACGGCACCCGCATTCTCGTGGTCTTCAACCCTAAAAGCGGGAGCGGTGACAGCCAGCTGCCCCAGTTCATGCAGATGCTCCGCGAGGACGGCGCAGAGGTCGTTGAGCGTGAACTTCAGAAGGACACGCCCATGGCCGACTACGTGCAGGACGTCGAACAGTTCACGTACCTCGTCGGTGCGGGCGGGGACGGCACGGTCAGCAGCCTCGCGTACGCCGCGCGGTACAAGAATGTCCCCATGCTGGCCTTCCCGGCCGGGACCGCCAACTTGATCGCGCAGAACCTCGACCTGCCGCAGGACGCGCCCGCCCTGGCCGAGATCGTGCGTGGCGGCCACAGCCTGCGCGTGGACATGGGCGAGATCGAGGTCAAGGGCGAGAAGAGCGGCTTCTGCATGCTCGCCGGCGCGGGTGCGGACGCCAGCATGATCCGCGACAGCGAGGAACTCAAGGAACGCTTCGGGGCCATGGCGTACGTCATGAGCGCCATGAAGCAGCTCAACCCCAAGAAGACGACCTTCCACCTCAAGATCGACGGGCAGCTCCGCGAGTTCGAGGGTATCGGCGTGATGATCGCGAACTTCGGCATGGCGAACTACCGCCTGCCCATCACCAGCGACATCAGCCCCAGTGACGGCCGCTTCACGGTCATCCTGATGAAGGCCGGGAACATCATGCGCCTCCTGCCGAACCTGATCGACTCGGTGCGCGCGAAGCTGAATCTAGGCGACCCCATGTTCAGCGGGAACCTGGAGACCATCGAGGCCCGCACCGTCGAGGTGGACGCCGACGATCCTTTCCCCCTGCAGTACGACGGTGAGCTGCACGTGGAAACCACGCCCTTCCAGGCGAGCATCCTCCCCGGCGCGATCCGCTTCCTGACGGCCGCCAAACGCGACGATCTCGAAACCTGAACCGACCGACTGTGAACTGACCGCCGGGGCGACTGCCCCGGCGGTCAGTTCACAGTCGGTCCCACAGGCTCGTCCAGCACACCTGAGAAACGGCGAGCTCACAGGAGGCCCAGGAAGGCCCCGGCAACGTCGGCCGAGGGGTAAAGGACGGGGCTGCGCGGGCCAGGAAAGGCGCCTCAGCGGAAGGCCTCGACCGCGTCCGCCAGATCATCCTCCGGCAACTCCACGTACCGCCGGGTCGTGTCCACCTGCTCGTGCCCCAGGAAACCCGCCACCCGCGTGAAATCCTTGACCGTCGCGTACAGCTGCGTCCCCGCGTACTTGCGTCCGGCATGAAAGCCCCGGAACTCGTGCGCGCGCCCGCACGCCAGCGCCACGCGCTGCAGCCGCTCATACGCCGTGGAGTAGGCCCGCCAGGGCAGCACGAACCCCTGCGGGGCCGCCGCCTCCGCCCTCAGGGTCTCCAGCGCCTCACGCAGGCGGGCGCTGAGCGGCACGAACCGCGCCTTGTCGCCCTTGCCGTGCGCGACGAGCAGCCGCCGCGCCGGCAGGTTCACGTGCGCCCACTCGACCGCCAGCGCCTCCGCGATCCGCAGCCCCGCGTGCGTGAGCAGCAGCAGCAGCGCCGCCTCGCGGGGGTCGGCCACCTCCAGCATCGCCTGCACGAACTCCGCCCGGTACGGCGGGTTCTTCACCACGCCCTTCGTGCGGTCCTTCGGGCGTTTCACGTCCGCGAACGGGTCGGCGTCCGTCGCCCCGGCCCAGCGCAGCGCCCGGTACAGCGCGCCCGCCGCCGCCACCCGCGCCTGCACGGTCGCGGGCTTCAGGCCCGAGGCGCTTAGCGCGGCCACGTACAGGCCGGGTTCACGCCGGCCCGGGTGCAGCAGATTCCAGGCGTTCGAGGTCGCGTGGTCGAGCAGGACCTCCACGCCCTTGCGGTAGGCGCGCAGCGTGTGCGGACTGAGCCTCACGCCCGCACTGGTGTCGCTGCTGAGGTAGGCCAGCGTGAGGGCCCAGAGATCCTCGCCCGACTTGTCGCGGGCGGCCGTGATGGCCCGGACGCGCAGCGCCTCGTCGGTCAGTCCGGCGAGGGCGCGGGCCTGGGCGAGGCGGTCACCGAGGTAGGGCGTGATCTGCGACATGTATGACGATGATAACATGCCTTATCAACGGAGCACATGCGGAGGCTCAGGCGAACACCCTGGGCAGCGGCTCCAGCCGGCAG encodes:
- a CDS encoding diacylglycerol/lipid kinase family protein, whose protein sequence is MHVMTGAAPTPSGTLNGTRILVVFNPKSGSGDSQLPQFMQMLREDGAEVVERELQKDTPMADYVQDVEQFTYLVGAGGDGTVSSLAYAARYKNVPMLAFPAGTANLIAQNLDLPQDAPALAEIVRGGHSLRVDMGEIEVKGEKSGFCMLAGAGADASMIRDSEELKERFGAMAYVMSAMKQLNPKKTTFHLKIDGQLREFEGIGVMIANFGMANYRLPITSDISPSDGRFTVILMKAGNIMRLLPNLIDSVRAKLNLGDPMFSGNLETIEARTVEVDADDPFPLQYDGELHVETTPFQASILPGAIRFLTAAKRDDLET
- a CDS encoding tyrosine-type recombinase/integrase is translated as MSQITPYLGDRLAQARALAGLTDEALRVRAITAARDKSGEDLWALTLAYLSSDTSAGVRLSPHTLRAYRKGVEVLLDHATSNAWNLLHPGRREPGLYVAALSASGLKPATVQARVAAAGALYRALRWAGATDADPFADVKRPKDRTKGVVKNPPYRAEFVQAMLEVADPREAALLLLLTHAGLRIAEALAVEWAHVNLPARRLLVAHGKGDKARFVPLSARLREALETLRAEAAAPQGFVLPWRAYSTAYERLQRVALACGRAHEFRGFHAGRKYAGTQLYATVKDFTRVAGFLGHEQVDTTRRYVELPEDDLADAVEAFR